Sequence from the Candidatus Atribacteria bacterium ADurb.Bin276 genome:
CCTATATAATTGTGCTTGAGGCGCACGGCTTCGTCTTGAGCCAATATAATTACTTTTCTGGCTCTTTCGGTATATCGCTCAAACATCGCAAAGTTCCTCCCCAGAGATAACTCTGAAATAACGCAAAATATTCAAACATTCTTTTTTTAAGCTGTTATCGTTTCCCCAAGTTTTCTGCAATATTTCTCTCACTTCTATTAATTTTAAACCTTTCCGTGGTGAAAATATTCCACATTGCCAGGCTAATGTCCAAATTGAAAGAAAATCAAAAATATCTTTTAAGGAAAAATGACCACTTCGATAAAGCTGTCTTCCTTTCATCATGACTGTTTCTTCGAGTTCCCGGCTTCGGGGTGGGTTATTCTTTAAAGATTCACGAACTTGTTTTTCCCACTTTGATAATGTGCACCCAAACTTTTTTAAATCGTTTATTATCTGCCACTCAGAAACCCCTAAAGAATAAAGGTTGGAAAAATGATAAATATGACCAATAACACCATCTTCTCCACGAAAATTCTTAACTTGTAAATTTTTATCTCTCATCCATTGAATAAAACGGTTCTCACCATAAAGCAAAGATAAAGCCGGAAGATGAATGGTTACTGATAAATCCATACCCGTCCCAACTTTATTGATATGTGAAGTAAGATATCCCCACTCTTCGGAATAGGCGTAATCAATATTTTTTTCAATTAAATTGTCTAACTTATTGACATCTTGGTAAATTCGATTTAAATCTAAGCCCGATGTAATTGAAAAAATTTGGAGATGGTCAAGATAATTGACTAAAATCCCCTTATGACTCGAATAAATCAGATACCGGTTTGCCGGATTTTCAAGAACTTCTCTGGGAATTAAATTCTGATAATAAAACTTCTCAAGAGCATTCTTTGGAATTGTATCCAACTGAACCCACTGGTATTTTTTGGCAGCAAAAATTTTTTGATAGAGATTCTTAATTCTTTGTTTGAGATCTTCAATCCAAATTGACGTTGCTCGGCTGGGAAACGGTATATCTTCAATATTACGAGATAAAGATATCCGAGAAATAACCTTTGACAAATTATCTGGTTTTTGAGAAAAAAAATTTGAAAAAAATATTCTCATCTTAGATATGACTCAAGCTGTTTGAGTCTTCGGACAACACCACTGGCTTGTTCATAATTTTCTTCCTCAAGGCATCTTTGATATATCTGCCTCAGATGGTCGATATCTTTTTTGATTTTTTTTCTTCGAAACAACCGAACAGGTACTTTTCCACGATGTATGATCTCCGGTTGTTTTTCAGTAATTAAATCTCGTATCAGCTCCTGAAAAGTATCATAACAATGAACACATCCTAATAAACCACTTTCTAAAAATTCTTTTGCAGAAGTTAAACAATAGCTACAAGATAAAACAGACGTATTCTCATCAGTTTCTTTTGGCAGGAAAAATTTCTTTAAATGCAATGATTGTTGATTCTGATTTACAACAAAGCTATAAACTGGTACCTTATTAGCGCAAAATTCGCACAAATATAGCTTTTTCTCAATCTTTTCTTCCTTATCCAAGACAAAAAAAACTACACTGGCAATATTATCATTACATAGTTCACACTTCATAATCATACCCAACTTTTAAAACTTGAAGAAGCATTTCCCGAAGGATATTGGATCGCAATATATTTACATCCCGAACCGAAAGAAGTGAATCAAAGTTAAGTCTATTAAAAGTATCAATTATCGCTGCTTTCATTAACGAACCCTCTCTTGAGGTAATGAATCCTTCTCGCTCCAACCACAACAACAAACTTTCTACTTCACTTTCTTTGATATCTTTTTCGGATACTTCGAGAAAATTAACTACCGGTTCCAAGCGATCCATTTGTATCTGTTGTATTTTGACATACCCGCTTCCTCCCCTTCGGCTTTCGACGATAAAGCCTTTAAAAACATTAAAGCGGGTCATTAATACATAATTGATCTGAGAAGGTGCGCAATCAAACTCCTCAGCCACCCTACCTCTTTGGATAGTTACAGTGTTGTTGGGTGATTTTTCAATAAGTCGTATTAAATATTTTTCAATAGAGTCGCAAAGGGAGTACATCTCTACCGACCTCCCATTCTCGGTCTTTTTGGCAGTCACTTCCAGCTCGAATTCTGCCGTCAAAAACGGCCATCGAGTATTTTGACTATTATTGACATTTCCTATTATAGGAATAAACTTCTCGAATGTCAATCAATTTTCGGTCGGAGAATAGGGAAGAAAATAACTTCTCGAATCGAGGATGAATTGGTTAAAAGCATAACCAGTCGATCAATACCAATTCCCATTCCACCGGTAGGCGGCATCCCATATTCAAGTGCTTCTACATAATCTTGATCGATAAGATGGGCTTCAACGTCACCCCTGTCTCTTTTTTTAACTTGATCTAAAAATCTCTTCTTTTGCTCGATAGGATCATTGAGCTCGCTATAGGCATTTCCTAATTCTTCCTTACCAATAAAAAGCTCAAATCGTTCCGCAACTAAAGGATCATTTTTTTTGGCTTTGGCCAACGGTGATATTTCAACCGGATATTCTAAAACAAAAGTCGGATTCACCAGGTGTGGTTGAACAAAAATATCCAGAAATTCGTTAACGTATTTTCCCCGATCCCAGGTCTGATCGCAGTTTAAACCTGCTTTTTTCCCTCGCTGGTACAGTGTTTCAAGGCTATCTTCAAAGATATCTATTCCACCTTCTTTTTGAATTACTTCTCGAAGGTTTAGTCTTCGCCACGGAGGAGTAAAATCAATAGCCATATCCTGATAATTTACCTCATAAGTCCCCAAGATGGAAAATACAATCGATGACAACATTTGTTCGCATAAATTCATCATCGTCTCATAGTTACCATAAGCCTGGTAAAGCTCTAACATGGTAAATTCCGGATTATGGCGAACTGATATCCCCTCGTTGCGAAAATTTCGGTTTATTTCGTATACCTTTTCCATACCGCCAACAATTAGACGTTTGAGATAAAGTTCTGGAGCAATCCGAAGGTATAAGTCAATTCCAAGCGCATTGTGAAAAGTTACAAAGGGACGAGCTAGCGCTCCTCCTGGAATGAGTTGCATCATCGGAGTTTCAACTTCTAAATAATCTCTTTCATCTAAATATTTTCTGAGCTCACTCAACACTCGAGAACGAGTTTGAAACACTTCTCTGACTTCAGGATTCATAATTAAATCAAGATAACGTTTTCGATATCTCACTTCAACTTCTCTTAATCCATGCCATTTCTCTGGAAGTGGATGCAAGCATTTACTGAGAAGACTAAAATTTTCAACCACAATAGTCAGCTCACCACTATGGGTTTTGAACAATTTCCCTTCTAAACCAATAACGTCCCCTACATCTAGACTTTTAAAAATCCCAAAAGAATCATCACCAATGGTATCTTTCTTAACGTAGATTTGAATTCTTCCCAGTCGATCCTGAACATCAGCGAAAATGGCTTTTCCATGGCGACGAATAGCCATTATTCTACCGGCAATCCGTAAGAGAACATCTTGATCCAGAAATTTTTCCGGATGAGATCGAATGTCTTGAATGGAATGTTTCTCGGGAAAGGGAACTCCATAAGGATCAATACCTAAATTTCTTAATTCCTGTAGTTTTTTGGTTTGTTCTTCAACATTGATTTGGTCCAACTGCTCCCGCGCTTCTTCATTCATGATGAAATGGAATTAACCTCCTTTTTCTTTATATCTATCACTCGATATTTTACCATTCCAGCAGGTACTTTTAATTCAATTTCATCTCCCTTGGTTTTCCCAATAAGAGCTTGAGCCAGAGGTGACTCAAAAGAAATCTTTTGGAGAGAAGGATTGGCTCCAACTGAGTCGACTATCGAATACTCAATCTGTTTTCCATTGTTGAGATTTTCGAGCATCACTCGAACCCCTAAATGAATTTTCTCTGAGTTTCCTCCACTTTGTTCTTCAACGATTGTCGCTTTCATCAGCTTTTCTTCCAAAACCAAAATACGTCCTTCAATGAAAGCTTGCTCATTCTTAGCTTCTTCATACTCAGCATTTTCACTTAAATCACCGAATGCTAAAGCTTGGTTGATCTTTTCTGCTACCTCTTTCCGCTTCACTGTTTTGAGATGCTTTAACTCTTTTTCTAAGGTCTCATATCCCTCTTTGGTAAGAATAATCTTTTCATCTGACTTTTTCTTCTCCATCAATTAAACCTCCTGAAAAGGTTTTCCGCTATCGAAATACCATATAAAAAGGTTACCGGGTTGTCAAGTTATCCCCAAGGAGATAATCTTGCTCTGGAAGGTTCATTGCTGCTGTTTTCTCGCGGAAGGATATCTTTATTATTGAAATATGAATTATACTTTTTTCTTAACTATGATTCAAGTCATTTTTTTCCTTTTGTCATATTTTGTTTTTCCACTGACAACATTGAAAGAATGAATATTTTGAATTATCACTTCTTAGGTCGGTAATTTTTCCTCCTATTTATAATTTCTGTTCAGTGAAACCGAGGAATTTCTTACATAATGAATAATGAGAGACGAAAGATATCCGGTGAAAAAACCGGCTAAAATAGCAAAGGGAAACAATAATAGCAAATACCAAAAAATATGTATGCTTTGAATATATAGATAAGCGACTAATATTTGGCCGATATTATGGAAAAGGGCTCCGAACATACTGATGATGAGAACTGATTCGGTGGCTTTGCTCATTAACTTCATTCCTAACCAAGCAAATATTCCACCACTTAAAGCTAGAAAAAACCCAATATTGAGAAAGTTTCCAGAAATTAATCCCCCTAAAAAAACTCTCAACAAGGTGACCAGCAAGGCCTCGTTTTGACCTAATAATACCATAGCAATCAAGGTAACAATATTAGCAAAACCTAACTTCGCTCCAGGAATAAATAAGTTAGGCAGCGGGATCAAGCCTTCCAATCCATGCAGAACACTTCCCATAGCTACTAAAATCGCAATATATATTAATCGATTAATTTTACTTGATTTAATAATTAAACGGTTATTGTCCATGTTTCATCTCAAATCTTCGAAAACTATGATTTTAAAAAGTTCCCGATTGCTTTGGGAATGACAGCTGTCATATTTGGTTTATAATAAGAATAGACATACTGAATATAATTATTATTTCATTTGCTTCAACAATATTAAATATAGGCCTTTAATCTAAAGATATTATAAACCAATGGTGAGACTGAAATGGATAAAAAAAATAAAAGAAAAAACATTCTTATTACCGGTTTAACTTCACTCTTGACCGATATCAGTTCAGAAATGATCTACCCGATCATTGCTCTTTATTTAAAAGCCTTGGGAGGCAGTCCGGCTATTCTCGGCATCATCGAAGGTGTTGCCGAGTCAACGGCATCGATTCTCAAAGTGTTTTCTGGGGCTTTTGCTGACCGAATAGGCAAAAGAAAGCCTTTAGCAATTGCTGGGTATTCCTTATCTGTTATAGGAAAAGTACTATTTTATTTTGCCAGTAATTGGAGTTTTATATTTGCTGGAAGATTTTCAGATCGTTTTGGGAAAGGAGTTCGTACTGCTCCCCGTGATGCCATGATTTCTGAATCAGTTGAAGGGAATCATCAAGGAAAAGCTTTTGGACTCCATCGCACCATGGATTCCATGGGTGCAGTAATCGGTACCTTAATCACCTTTTTCTTTCTCTTTCGTATTCAAGAAGCTGCCCGGCAATCGGGAAATCCTGCTTTTTATATTCCCACCTTCCGCTCCATTATTCTTCTCAGCTTGATACCGGCAGCTTTAGGGGTGGTTGTTCTTTTCTTGACCATAGAAACCGGAAGTGGGGAAAAAAGTACTCATATTCCACTTTCTTGGAGTTCACTTCTTAAACTGGATCATAAGTTAAAAGTTTTCCTGTTGGCCACCTTTTTGTTTACTTTGGGAAATTCCTCCGACCAATTCATCTTATTAAGAGCAACTGAACCTGATTTAGGGTATAGCGCTGCTCAAGTGATACTTCTCTATCTGCTCTTTAATATTGTATATATGGTGGTTTCTTATCCGGCAGGATGGCTTTCCGACAAAATTGGTCAAAAGTGGATATTAGCTGGAGGGTTTCTCCTTTATAGTATTACTTATTATGTGATTGGTTTTACTCCTTCCTTTATTATCCCGGCCATGATTCTCTATGGTTTCTATATCGGTATGACTGAAGGGGTTGCCAAAGCACTGGTTTCTGAGCTTTCACCTGCTTCAAGGAGAGCTACTATTATTGGTCTTCATGCAACCTTACTGGGAATTGGTCTCTTCCCGGCTTCTTTAATCGGGGGATTACTCTGGAGTACTTTTGGCCCTTCGGCAACTTTTCTTTTTGGAGGATCAATGACATTTATCTCGGCTTTAATTCTTATTTTATTTCTATAAACATCAGCAGCTATTTTGCAGTTAGGTCCCTTCTCCCTCTGATCTATTTGCTCCTTCTCCCTTGATAAAAGAAAGAAGTATTTTCATGGTTTTTCACACTTTCAAAGCTTCAAATTCCAAATTATTATTCTACTCTTAACCCATTTCTCACTAAATTTATCAGATAATATATAATAATCATACCAACTCTTATAAGAATGAT
This genomic interval carries:
- a CDS encoding Heptaprenyl diphosphate synthase component I, translated to MDNNRLIIKSSKINRLIYIAILVAMGSVLHGLEGLIPLPNLFIPGAKLGFANIVTLIAMVLLGQNEALLVTLLRVFLGGLISGNFLNIGFFLALSGGIFAWLGMKLMSKATESVLIISMFGALFHNIGQILVAYLYIQSIHIFWYLLLLFPFAILAGFFTGYLSSLIIHYVRNSSVSLNRNYK
- a CDS encoding putative ATP:guanido phosphotransferase; translated protein: MRIFFSNFFSQKPDNLSKVISRISLSRNIEDIPFPSRATSIWIEDLKQRIKNLYQKIFAAKKYQWVQLDTIPKNALEKFYYQNLIPREVLENPANRYLIYSSHKGILVNYLDHLQIFSITSGLDLNRIYQDVNKLDNLIEKNIDYAYSEEWGYLTSHINKVGTGMDLSVTIHLPALSLLYGENRFIQWMRDKNLQVKNFRGEDGVIGHIYHFSNLYSLGVSEWQIINDLKKFGCTLSKWEKQVRESLKNNPPRSRELEETVMMKGRQLYRSGHFSLKDIFDFLSIWTLAWQCGIFSPRKGLKLIEVREILQKTWGNDNSLKKECLNILRYFRVISGEELCDV
- the lysS gene encoding Lysine--tRNA ligase, with product MNEEAREQLDQINVEEQTKKLQELRNLGIDPYGVPFPEKHSIQDIRSHPEKFLDQDVLLRIAGRIMAIRRHGKAIFADVQDRLGRIQIYVKKDTIGDDSFGIFKSLDVGDVIGLEGKLFKTHSGELTIVVENFSLLSKCLHPLPEKWHGLREVEVRYRKRYLDLIMNPEVREVFQTRSRVLSELRKYLDERDYLEVETPMMQLIPGGALARPFVTFHNALGIDLYLRIAPELYLKRLIVGGMEKVYEINRNFRNEGISVRHNPEFTMLELYQAYGNYETMMNLCEQMLSSIVFSILGTYEVNYQDMAIDFTPPWRRLNLREVIQKEGGIDIFEDSLETLYQRGKKAGLNCDQTWDRGKYVNEFLDIFVQPHLVNPTFVLEYPVEISPLAKAKKNDPLVAERFELFIGKEELGNAYSELNDPIEQKKRFLDQVKKRDRGDVEAHLIDQDYVEALEYGMPPTGGMGIGIDRLVMLLTNSSSIREVIFFPILRPKID
- the greA gene encoding Transcription elongation factor GreA, whose protein sequence is MEKKKSDEKIILTKEGYETLEKELKHLKTVKRKEVAEKINQALAFGDLSENAEYEEAKNEQAFIEGRILVLEEKLMKATIVEEQSGGNSEKIHLGVRVMLENLNNGKQIEYSIVDSVGANPSLQKISFESPLAQALIGKTKGDEIELKVPAGMVKYRVIDIKKKEVNSISS
- the mdtH gene encoding Multidrug resistance protein MdtH; its protein translation is MDKKNKRKNILITGLTSLLTDISSEMIYPIIALYLKALGGSPAILGIIEGVAESTASILKVFSGAFADRIGKRKPLAIAGYSLSVIGKVLFYFASNWSFIFAGRFSDRFGKGVRTAPRDAMISESVEGNHQGKAFGLHRTMDSMGAVIGTLITFFFLFRIQEAARQSGNPAFYIPTFRSIILLSLIPAALGVVVLFLTIETGSGEKSTHIPLSWSSLLKLDHKLKVFLLATFLFTLGNSSDQFILLRATEPDLGYSAAQVILLYLLFNIVYMVVSYPAGWLSDKIGQKWILAGGFLLYSITYYVIGFTPSFIIPAMILYGFYIGMTEGVAKALVSELSPASRRATIIGLHATLLGIGLFPASLIGGLLWSTFGPSATFLFGGSMTFISALILILFL
- the ctsR gene encoding Transcriptional regulator CtsR translates to MYSLCDSIEKYLIRLIEKSPNNTVTIQRGRVAEEFDCAPSQINYVLMTRFNVFKGFIVESRRGGSGYVKIQQIQMDRLEPVVNFLEVSEKDIKESEVESLLLWLEREGFITSREGSLMKAAIIDTFNRLNFDSLLSVRDVNILRSNILREMLLQVLKVGYDYEV